One Amphiprion ocellaris isolate individual 3 ecotype Okinawa chromosome 5, ASM2253959v1, whole genome shotgun sequence genomic region harbors:
- the nprl2 gene encoding GATOR complex protein NPRL2 translates to MMGMPTRIECIFFSEFHPTLGPKITYQVPEEYISRELFDTVQVYIITKPELQNKLITVTAMGKKLIGCPVCIEHKKYSRNALLFNLGLVCDAQTNTCALEPIVKKLSGYLTTLELESGFISNEESKQKLLPIMSTLLEELNATGACTLPIDESNTIHLKLIQLRKDPPIVQEYDVPVFTQCKEHFIKSQWDLTTQQILPYIDGFRHIQKISAEADVELNLVRIAVQNLLYYGVVTLVSIFQYSNVYCTTPKVQSLIDDKSIQEECLSYVTKQGQKRASLRDVFQLYCGLSPGTTVRDLCSRYSLQLQRVDERRLIQFGLMKSLIRRLQKYPVKVIRDERSRPPRLYTGCHSYDEICCKTGISYQELDERLENDPNIIVCWK, encoded by the exons ATGATGGGCATGCCCACTCGAATAGAGTGTATATTTTTTAGTGAATTTCATCCAACTCTGGGCCCAAAGATAACATATCAG GTCCCAGAGGAATACATTTCCCGGGAGCTCTTTGACACAGTTCAAGTTTATATTATCACCAAGCCAGAACTACAGAACAAATTAATAACAGT CACTGCTATGGGAAAGAAGTTAATCGGCTGTCCTGTGTGCATCGAACATAAAAAGTATAGCCGAAATGCCCTCCTTTTTAACCTCGGCCTTGTTTGCGATGCCCAGACCAATACATGTGCCCTGGAGCCCATTGTTAAGAAGCTGTCTGGATACCTCACAACTCTGGAG ctgGAGAGTGGCTTTATATCTAATGAGGAGAGCAAACAGAAACTTTTACCGATCATGTCGACCTTGTTAGAAGAACTTAACGCCACAGGAGCCTGCACATTGCCCATAG ATGAGTCTAACACCATCCACCTAAAGCTCATCCAGCTACGAAAAGATCCCCCGATAGTCCAGGAATACGATGTGCCTGTCTTCACCCAGTGCAAAGAGCATTTTATCAAATCTCAGTGGGACCTCACCACTCAACAG ATCCTGCCCTACATTGATGGATTTAGACACATTCAAAAAATCTCTGCTGAAGCGGATGTAGAGCTGAATCTCGTTCGCATCGCGGTGCAGAATCTCCT GTATTATGGAGTAGTGACTCTGGTGTCAATATTCCAG TACTCTAATGTGTACTGCACCACTCCCAAAGTCCAGAGCCTCATAGATGACAAGTCCATTCAGGAGGAGTGTCTCAGCTACGTCACTAAGCAGG GTCAGAAGCGTGCCAGCCTGAGAGATGTGTTCCAGCTGTACTGTGGTCTGAGTCCAGGAACCACAGTCCGAGACCTCTGCTCCCGCTACTCGCTGCAACTTCAAAGGGTTGACGAGAG GAGGCTAATCCAGTTTGGACTGATGAAGTCTCTCATTCGACGGCTGCAGAAGTATCCTGTGAAGGTGATCCGAGACGAGAGAAGCAGGCCGCCTCGACTCTATACCGGTTGTCATAGTTATGATGAGATCTGCTGCAAAACAG GGATTAGCTACCAGGAGCTGGACGAACGTTTGGAAAACGATCCCAACATCATCGTGTGCTGGAAGTGA
- the zmynd10 gene encoding zinc finger MYND domain-containing protein 10 — METSVVLPVEAEGFVQSLETFSLKEIGSERWFRQHEYIEKLNMQAILNASAMHDEFVKEFLVSYGKIPVLVHEMIVVEVWKQKVFPILCQLQDFNPQNTFHLYMVIHHEATIINLLETIMFHKDSCEAADDSVLDLVDYCHRKLTLLASEATRECAVTHDQHKVISTIEELQMQSAALEFEISLKAVSVLRYITDHTDSISVISRMLCTHNVPCVLVQLIDCCPWSRCGDGEVQKYINGKWQKIPAEDHLKMTKLDGQVWLSLYNLLLKEDCQRKYDFNSFNKSQLLKLRGFLTDVLVDQFPNLIELQRFLAHLAVTDAAPPKKELILEQIPEMWNHIVRENSGKWKAIAKYQVKETFSLSESDLMRQAQRLAQTYNLDVMESLLPDKPKCGFCGKGATKRCSQCQGEWYCHRECQVKHWPKHKQTCKLIAETTETIQRDVHISS, encoded by the exons ATGGAGACGTCGGTAGTTCTGCCAGTGGAAGCAGAGGGGTTCGTTCAAAGTCTGGAAACTTTCTCCCTCAAGGAAATCGGCTCTGAGAG GTGGTTCAGACAGCATGAGTATATTGAGAAACTCAACATGCAGGCAATTCTGAATGCTTCTGCCATGCATGATGAATTTGTCAAGGAGTTCCTGGTGTCATACGGAAAG ATACCTGTCCTGGTCCATGAGATGATTGTTGTTGAGGTCTGGAAACAAAAAGTGTTTCCAATCTTATGTCAGCTGCAAGACTTCAATCCGCAGAACACATTTCATCTTTACATGGTG ATCCACCATGAAGCCACAATCATAAACCTACTTGAGACAATAATGTTTCATAAG GATTCATGTGAGGCTGCTGATGATTCTGTTCTTGACTTGGTGGACTACTGCCACCGCAAACTCACCTTGCTGGCCAGTGAAGCAACCAGGGAATGTGCCGTGACTCATGACCAGCACAAAGTGATAAGCACTATTGAG GAGTTGCAGATGCAGAGTGCTGCTCTGGAGTTTGAAATCTCCCTGAAAGCTGTATCTGTGCTGCGCTACATCACAGATCACACTGACAG TATCAGTGTTATCAGTCGTATGCTGTGCACACATAATGTCCCATGTGTGCTGGTTCAGCTGATTGACTGCTGCCCTTGGAGTCGCTGCGGAGACG GTGAAGTACAAAAGTACATAAATGGTAAATGGCAGAAAATTCCTGCTGAAGATCATTTAAAGATGACAAAATTGGATGGCCAGGTCTGGCTTTCCCTTTACAATCTGTTATTAAAGGAGGACTGCCAAAGGAAATACGACTTCAACAGTTTCAACAAGAGCCAGCTTCTCAAG CTCCGGGGTTTCTTGACAGATGTGTTGGTTGATCAGTTTCCAAACCTGATAGAGCTGCAGCGCTTCCTGGCTCATCTTGCCGTTACAGACGCAGCTCCTCCAAAAAAAGAGCTAATTTTGGAACAG ATCCCAGAAATGTGGAACCACATTGTCAGAGAGAACTCTGGGAAGTGGAAGGCAATAGCTAAGTATCAAGTCAAAGAAACATTCAGCCTATCAGAAAGTGACTTGATGCGTCAAGCACAGAG ATTGGCTCAGACATACAACTTGGATGTGATGGAGAGTTTACTTCCTGACAAACCAAAGTGTGGATTTTGTGGAAAAGGGGCTACAAAGAGATGCTCTCAGTGCCAGGGAGAATGGTACTGTCACAG AGAGTGTCAGGTGAAGCACTGGCCCAAACACAAGCAAACCTGCAAGCTCATAGCCGAGACCACAGAGACGATCCAGAGGGACGTGCACATCAGCAGCTGA